In the genome of Deinococcus sp. KSM4-11, one region contains:
- a CDS encoding class I SAM-dependent methyltransferase, protein MAEAGRVDRWAAGNRYEPFIGRWSRVVARAFVAGLERPPGLAWVDVGCGTGALTGAVLEQMAPRSVVGVDPSAGYLEYARAHVPDDRAQFVVAGAQALPLEAASVDVAVAGLVLNFVPVPLEAVTEMARVVRPGGRVAAYVWDYAGGMQLLRAFWDAVTALDPAAGTLDEGRRFPLCQPQPLAELFRAAGLVDVTVGPIDVPTPFRTFDEYWTPFLGGEGPAPGYTMTLDDARRDALRERLRAALPVQPDGSIHLTARAWAVRGRRPEA, encoded by the coding sequence ATGGCAGAGGCAGGGCGGGTGGACCGCTGGGCGGCCGGGAACCGCTACGAGCCGTTCATCGGGCGGTGGAGCCGGGTGGTCGCGCGGGCGTTCGTGGCGGGACTGGAGCGGCCCCCTGGGCTGGCCTGGGTGGATGTTGGGTGCGGCACGGGAGCGCTGACCGGCGCGGTGCTGGAGCAGATGGCGCCGCGGTCGGTCGTCGGGGTCGATCCCTCGGCCGGATACCTCGAGTACGCGCGGGCGCACGTCCCGGATGACCGGGCGCAGTTCGTGGTGGCCGGCGCTCAGGCGTTGCCCCTGGAGGCCGCCAGCGTCGACGTCGCGGTGGCTGGCCTGGTGCTCAACTTCGTGCCGGTTCCGCTGGAGGCCGTGACCGAGATGGCGCGCGTCGTCCGGCCGGGCGGACGGGTCGCCGCGTACGTGTGGGATTACGCGGGCGGCATGCAGCTCCTGCGCGCGTTCTGGGACGCGGTCACCGCGCTCGATCCTGCCGCCGGAACCCTCGACGAGGGCCGCCGCTTTCCGCTGTGCCAGCCGCAACCCCTGGCGGAGCTGTTCAGGGCAGCCGGGCTGGTGGACGTGACCGTCGGGCCCATCGACGTGCCGACCCCCTTCCGAACCTTCGATGAGTACTGGACGCCGTTCCTGGGCGGTGAGGGGCCGGCGCCCGGCTACACCATGACCCTGGACGACGCCCGGCGGGACGCCCTCAGGGAACGGCTGCGCGCGGCGCTGCCGGTGCAGCCCGACGGCTCGATCCACCTGACGGCGCGGGCCTGGGCCGTGCGCGGCCGTCGGCCCGAGGCCTGA
- a CDS encoding SDR family NAD(P)-dependent oxidoreductase — protein MQTLIIGATGGIGAATARVFAAQGDTLTLSGRDEGKLTALAADLGSAFRVADVGYESHVKSLLDGLTALDTLVYAAGVALPEPLKDADPGHVRAVWNANYFGALWVMKHGLARLNAGGRVYLLGARPDLVTVRGFTQYAASKAALATAAGIARLETRGAGITLVLPPAVDTPLWAQVGRAPRGAISPEVVARAIVQDRGGDAQNELWIGE, from the coding sequence ATGCAGACGCTGATCATCGGGGCGACGGGCGGAATCGGCGCGGCGACCGCGCGGGTCTTCGCGGCGCAGGGCGACACGCTCACGCTGTCCGGACGGGACGAGGGGAAACTGACCGCGCTGGCCGCCGACCTCGGCTCGGCCTTCCGGGTGGCGGACGTGGGCTACGAGAGTCACGTGAAGTCCCTGCTGGACGGTCTGACCGCGCTCGACACGCTTGTGTACGCGGCGGGGGTGGCCCTGCCGGAACCCCTGAAGGACGCCGATCCGGGGCACGTCCGCGCGGTGTGGAACGCGAACTACTTCGGGGCGCTGTGGGTCATGAAGCACGGGCTGGCCCGCCTGAACGCGGGCGGGCGCGTGTACCTGCTGGGAGCGCGTCCAGACCTCGTGACGGTGCGGGGCTTTACGCAGTACGCGGCCAGCAAGGCGGCCCTGGCGACGGCCGCCGGGATCGCCCGCCTGGAAACGCGCGGCGCGGGGATCACGCTGGTGCTGCCACCCGCCGTGGATACGCCCCTGTGGGCACAGGTGGGCCGGGCACCCAGGGGAGCCATCTCGCCGGAGGTGGTCGCGCGGGCCATCGTGCAGGATCGCGGCGGGGACGCGCAGAACGAATTGTGGATTGGGGAGTGA
- a CDS encoding NUDIX hydrolase, which translates to MPTLAQLRELQSIAQAGLTYTRDDYDRDRYARLLVLTGELLAEQTGQEAATVSGLLSVEQGYLTPKVDVRAVVLNAAGEVLLTRERADGRWSLPGGWADPGESPREIAVREVREETGREVRAVRLLAVLDKGKHPHPADLWAVYKLFLYCDLVGTEGAGHVANTETTDSGWFPLDALPPLSLGRNLPEQVRRAVALAHDPALGVDVD; encoded by the coding sequence ATGCCGACCCTCGCGCAGCTCCGCGAACTGCAGTCCATCGCCCAGGCGGGCCTGACGTACACCCGCGACGACTACGACCGCGACCGGTATGCGCGGCTGCTGGTCCTGACCGGGGAACTGCTGGCCGAGCAGACCGGGCAGGAGGCCGCCACCGTCTCCGGCCTGCTGAGCGTGGAGCAGGGCTACCTGACCCCCAAGGTGGACGTGCGCGCTGTGGTGCTGAATGCGGCGGGCGAGGTGCTCCTGACCCGCGAACGGGCCGACGGCCGCTGGAGCCTGCCCGGCGGCTGGGCCGACCCCGGCGAGAGCCCCCGCGAGATAGCCGTGCGCGAGGTACGCGAGGAGACGGGCCGCGAGGTGCGGGCCGTGCGCCTGCTGGCTGTGCTGGACAAGGGCAAGCATCCACATCCGGCCGACCTGTGGGCGGTGTACAAGCTGTTCCTGTACTGCGACCTCGTGGGCACGGAGGGGGCGGGACACGTGGCGAACACGGAGACGACCGACAGCGGCTGGTTTCCGCTGGACGCCCTGCCGCCCCTGAGCCTGGGCCGCAACCTGCCGGAACAGGTGCGCCGCGCGGTGGCCCTCGCCCACGATCCGGCGCTGGGCGTGGACGTGGACTGA
- a CDS encoding phosphodiesterase gives MLIAQLSDPHIDRTRPEKAAAFAQAVAHIQGLPMRPDAVLITGDCTDHGQPDEYAQFMTLLRPLDMPVHVIPGNHDDRGRLRALFPRSQDALPDFMQYTVDDLPVRLIGLDTLVPGQGSGDLDDTRLDWLDARLDEQRDRPTLLFMHHPPLVSGLDIMDAIGLRGSAALCDIVLRHPHVARLVAGHLHMAITTTFGHSTLMTCPGTDCTFQPDLSHPDRLVVQYQPPLCLLHSWSEKTGLLSYTRVIDRTPWTVLHDGQGWVG, from the coding sequence ATGCTCATCGCCCAGCTCAGCGACCCGCACATCGACCGCACGCGCCCCGAGAAGGCCGCCGCCTTCGCGCAGGCCGTGGCCCACATCCAGGGCCTGCCCATGCGGCCGGACGCCGTGCTGATCACGGGCGACTGCACCGATCACGGCCAGCCGGACGAATACGCGCAGTTCATGACCCTGCTGCGGCCCCTGGACATGCCCGTTCACGTCATTCCCGGCAACCACGACGACCGGGGCCGCCTGCGCGCCCTGTTTCCGCGTAGTCAGGACGCCCTGCCGGACTTCATGCAGTACACCGTGGACGACCTGCCAGTGCGCCTAATCGGCCTGGATACGCTGGTGCCCGGCCAGGGCAGCGGCGACTTGGACGACACGCGCCTGGACTGGCTGGACGCCCGCCTGGACGAGCAGCGGGATCGGCCCACGCTGCTGTTCATGCACCACCCACCGCTGGTGAGCGGCCTGGACATCATGGACGCCATCGGCCTGCGGGGCAGCGCGGCGCTGTGCGACATCGTGCTGCGCCACCCGCACGTGGCCCGGCTGGTGGCCGGGCACCTGCACATGGCGATCACCACGACTTTCGGGCACAGCACCCTGATGACCTGTCCCGGTACAGACTGCACCTTCCAGCCGGACCTGAGCCACCCGGATCGCCTGGTGGTGCAGTACCAGCCGCCCCTGTGCCTGCTGCACAGCTGGAGCGAGAAGACCGGCCTGCTCAGCTACACCCGCGTGATCGACCGCACACCCTGGACTGTCCTGCACGACGGCCAGGGCTGGGTCGGCTGA
- the gcvT gene encoding glycine cleavage system aminomethyltransferase GcvT: MVPFGGWDMPVQYAGVKAEHDAVRSSAGVFDVSHMGEFRATGPGALAFLQSVTTNDVSKLKPGRAQYNWLPGVTGGLVDDIYVYQQAPENYLLVVNASNIGKDWAHLQRHTAGFDVQLTDESGRWALLAVQGPQAQALLQPHADTDLGGAKKNAFFPSKLFGFEVMLARTGYTGEDGFEVFTGASEAETIWDKLLAIGITPAGLGARDTLRLEAGFPLYGHEFSDTIHPLSSTYTWVVKDKAHVGREHIALEPTHRLIGLKLDRVPVREGYPVKVGGRVVGHVTSGTTSPTLGHPIAMALVNTADADASAFEVEVRGKDHPATRLDLPFYKR, translated from the coding sequence ATGGTGCCCTTTGGCGGGTGGGACATGCCCGTGCAGTACGCCGGCGTGAAGGCCGAGCACGACGCCGTGCGCAGCAGCGCAGGCGTGTTCGACGTGTCGCACATGGGCGAATTCCGCGCCACGGGCCCGGGCGCGCTGGCCTTCTTGCAGAGCGTGACCACCAACGACGTGAGCAAGCTGAAACCCGGCCGGGCGCAGTACAACTGGCTGCCGGGCGTGACGGGCGGGCTGGTGGATGACATCTACGTCTACCAGCAGGCTCCGGAGAACTACCTGCTGGTCGTGAACGCCAGCAACATCGGCAAGGACTGGGCGCACCTCCAGCGCCACACGGCCGGCTTCGACGTGCAGCTGACCGACGAATCGGGCCGCTGGGCACTGCTGGCCGTGCAGGGGCCGCAGGCGCAGGCGCTGCTGCAACCGCATGCGGATACCGACCTCGGCGGCGCGAAGAAGAACGCCTTCTTCCCGTCGAAACTCTTCGGCTTTGAGGTAATGCTGGCGCGCACCGGATACACCGGCGAGGACGGGTTCGAGGTCTTCACGGGCGCCAGCGAGGCCGAGACGATCTGGGACAAACTTCTGGCCATCGGCATCACGCCCGCCGGGCTGGGCGCGCGCGACACGCTGCGGCTGGAAGCGGGCTTCCCGCTGTACGGGCACGAGTTCAGCGACACCATCCACCCGCTGAGCAGCACGTACACCTGGGTCGTGAAAGACAAGGCGCACGTGGGCCGGGAGCACATCGCTCTGGAACCCACGCACCGCCTGATCGGTCTGAAACTCGACCGGGTGCCCGTGCGCGAGGGCTACCCCGTGAAGGTCGGCGGGCGCGTCGTGGGGCACGTTACCAGCGGCACGACCAGCCCCACCCTGGGCCACCCGATCGCCATGGCCCTGGTGAACACGGCCGACGCCGACGCCAGCGCCTTCGAGGTCGAGGTGCGCGGCAAGGATCACCCCGCCACCCGGCTGGACCTGCCGTTCTACAAACGCTGA
- a CDS encoding 2'-5' RNA ligase family protein has product MTPTFLLALLPPPELAARVQAFRTAHALRDAAGVSHITVKARSGLDADLAWVPVAREVVAAHPPLMLTIGGPRVFGNGSALYLRVDSPDAVRLHVALLDALQPAQRFGFEGPHLTLHLSVALARRGVDLLALLADARREFADLEAAPLTFTAHAVAFMRKPGPDGVYVPLEAWPLAGR; this is encoded by the coding sequence GTGACTCCCACCTTCCTGCTCGCCCTCCTGCCCCCGCCTGAGCTGGCGGCGCGCGTACAGGCGTTCCGGACGGCGCACGCCCTGCGGGACGCGGCGGGGGTGTCCCACATCACCGTGAAGGCTCGCAGCGGCCTGGACGCCGATCTGGCGTGGGTACCAGTGGCCCGTGAGGTCGTGGCCGCGCACCCGCCCCTTATGCTGACCATCGGTGGCCCGCGCGTGTTCGGGAACGGCAGCGCCCTGTACCTGCGGGTGGACAGTCCGGATGCCGTGCGCCTGCACGTCGCGCTGCTGGACGCTCTCCAGCCCGCCCAGCGCTTCGGCTTCGAGGGGCCGCACCTGACGCTCCACCTGTCCGTGGCCCTGGCGAGGCGTGGGGTCGATCTGCTCGCCCTGCTGGCCGACGCCCGGCGGGAATTCGCCGATCTGGAGGCGGCCCCGTTGACCTTCACGGCCCACGCAGTCGCCTTCATGCGGAAGCCGGGGCCGGACGGGGTCTACGTCCCGCTGGAGGCGTGGCCGCTGGCCGGCCGGTAG
- a CDS encoding SDR family NAD(P)-dependent oxidoreductase, which produces MDLGLTGKVAVVTGGSVGIGLAVARGLAAEGVHLAVCARDAARLSDVAAAIRADFGVRVLPVSADVAVAADIDRLVGAVQAEFGGADILFNNAGTGSEETILSAPDEKWQHYWDLHVMAAVRLARSLAPLMAARGGGVILNNASICATQPLGYEPIYNVTKAALVMFSKCLANELIPQGIRVNTLNPGLVRTPDWEKTARILTEGQAQTWEQYLQNIADENAPIGRFATPEEIADFAVFLCSPRASYSVGSTYYVDGGWLRVTT; this is translated from the coding sequence ATGGATCTGGGCCTGACGGGCAAGGTGGCGGTGGTGACGGGCGGCAGCGTGGGCATCGGGCTGGCGGTGGCGCGTGGGCTGGCGGCGGAGGGCGTACATCTGGCCGTGTGCGCGCGGGACGCCGCGAGGCTCTCGGACGTGGCCGCCGCGATCCGCGCGGACTTCGGCGTGCGGGTGCTGCCCGTCTCGGCAGACGTGGCGGTGGCGGCCGACATCGACCGCCTGGTGGGAGCGGTTCAGGCGGAATTCGGCGGTGCGGACATCCTGTTCAACAACGCGGGCACCGGCAGCGAGGAGACCATCCTCAGCGCCCCAGACGAGAAGTGGCAGCACTACTGGGACCTGCACGTCATGGCGGCCGTGCGCCTCGCGCGTTCGCTGGCCCCGCTGATGGCCGCGCGCGGTGGGGGCGTGATCCTGAACAACGCGTCCATCTGCGCCACGCAGCCGCTGGGGTACGAGCCGATCTACAACGTCACGAAGGCGGCGCTGGTCATGTTCTCGAAGTGCCTGGCGAACGAACTCATCCCGCAGGGGATCCGCGTGAACACCCTGAATCCGGGACTGGTGCGCACGCCCGACTGGGAGAAGACCGCCCGGATTCTCACCGAGGGCCAGGCGCAGACGTGGGAACAGTATCTCCAGAATATCGCCGACGAGAACGCGCCCATCGGCCGCTTTGCCACTCCAGAGGAGATCGCGGATTTCGCGGTGTTCCTGTGCTCTCCGCGCGCAAGTTACTCGGTCGGCTCGACGTACTACGTCGATGGCGGCTGGCTGCGCGTCACCACCTGA
- the hisD gene encoding histidinol dehydrogenase — protein MQVLEGPSARAALTRSFGEIPVPEAVLARIEAMFGEPLSPEEVTGRILADVRTRGDDALRDWTEKLDGTRPGDLAVSEAEIAQAHVPADLHGAILTAIARVRAFYAQQPAHGFLNHGPDGALGQLVRPIGRVGVYVPGGLAPLISTLIHTAVPAQVAGVPEIVVTTPPDRGGNIHPAILVAARELGITQVFRVGGAQAIGALAYGTASIPAVDKIAGPGNLFVVIAKRLVYGVTGIESLPGPTETLVVADDSADARFVAADLLAQAEHLGAEPVLVSTSRELLVRVQAELNGQLEALPEPNRSWARDSVAARMKVILAADLDEALALSNLYAPEHLCLLTRDPWSLLGRVTRAGGVFIGEHSMEALGDYVAGPSHVMPTGGTARFMSPVNVRDFQTIISVVGVTEATLRRIGPAGVTLARAEGLEAHARAIESRLLGDPQDA, from the coding sequence ATGCAAGTCCTCGAAGGCCCCTCTGCCCGCGCCGCCCTGACCCGCAGTTTCGGTGAAATTCCCGTTCCGGAGGCCGTCCTGGCCCGCATCGAGGCCATGTTCGGCGAGCCTCTGAGCCCCGAGGAGGTCACCGGGCGCATCCTGGCCGACGTCCGGACGCGCGGCGACGACGCCCTGCGCGACTGGACGGAGAAACTCGACGGCACCCGGCCGGGCGACCTGGCCGTGAGTGAGGCCGAGATCGCGCAGGCGCACGTTCCGGCTGACCTGCACGGCGCGATCCTCACGGCCATCGCCCGCGTGCGGGCCTTCTACGCGCAGCAGCCCGCGCACGGCTTCCTGAACCACGGCCCGGACGGCGCGCTGGGGCAGTTGGTGCGGCCCATCGGCCGGGTGGGCGTGTACGTGCCCGGCGGGCTGGCCCCGCTGATCAGTACCCTGATCCACACGGCGGTGCCCGCGCAGGTGGCCGGCGTGCCCGAGATCGTGGTGACCACCCCGCCGGACAGGGGCGGGAACATCCACCCCGCGATCCTGGTCGCGGCGCGGGAACTGGGGATCACGCAGGTGTTCCGGGTGGGAGGTGCGCAGGCCATCGGGGCGCTCGCGTATGGCACGGCCAGCATTCCTGCCGTGGACAAGATCGCGGGGCCGGGCAACCTGTTCGTGGTCATCGCCAAGCGGCTGGTGTACGGCGTGACGGGGATCGAGAGCCTGCCCGGCCCGACCGAGACGCTGGTGGTCGCCGACGACAGCGCCGACGCGCGGTTCGTGGCGGCAGACCTGCTTGCGCAGGCCGAGCACCTGGGCGCCGAACCCGTGCTCGTCTCGACCAGCAGGGAGCTGCTGGTGCGCGTGCAGGCCGAACTGAACGGGCAACTGGAGGCCCTGCCGGAACCGAACCGCAGCTGGGCACGCGACAGCGTGGCGGCCCGCATGAAGGTCATCCTGGCCGCCGATCTGGACGAGGCGCTGGCCCTCTCGAACCTGTACGCGCCCGAGCACCTGTGCCTGCTGACCCGCGATCCGTGGAGCCTGCTGGGCCGCGTGACGCGCGCCGGGGGTGTGTTTATCGGGGAACACTCCATGGAGGCCCTCGGGGACTACGTGGCCGGACCCAGCCACGTCATGCCGACCGGCGGCACCGCGCGCTTCATGAGCCCCGTGAACGTCCGGGACTTCCAGACGATCATCAGTGTGGTGGGCGTGACCGAGGCCACGCTGCGGCGCATCGGGCCGGCGGGCGTGACCCTGGCCCGCGCCGAGGGCCTCGAGGCGCACGCTCGCGCCATCGAGAGCCGCCTGCTGGGCGACCCGCAGGACGCCTGA
- the nucS gene encoding endonuclease NucS: MLRCVLTCPTPPDLLGFLRDHLHGGATLHLAGELEVVYQGRAASMAEAGDRLLLIKPDGSVQVHGPRGVKPVNWQPRTDHLSAALEDGCVVLHAERRSPVEVVRVRVLSCALASALDMVEDARLVFSGTEAQMQSALARAPHVIEPGLVVLDRELLVGVGGIDLYARDRAGRYVVVELKRGKAGHEAVHQLARYVQAVRTQVPGTVRGILAAPDITTPARVALEAAGLEFVEVSALPLPEERDFQPLLF, encoded by the coding sequence GTGCTTCGATGTGTCCTGACCTGCCCCACCCCCCCCGACCTGCTGGGCTTTCTGCGTGACCACCTGCATGGCGGGGCGACGCTACACCTAGCGGGGGAACTGGAGGTCGTGTACCAGGGCCGCGCCGCCAGCATGGCCGAGGCCGGCGACCGCCTGCTGCTGATCAAACCCGACGGGAGCGTGCAGGTGCACGGCCCGAGGGGCGTGAAGCCCGTGAACTGGCAGCCGCGCACGGATCACCTGTCGGCCGCGCTGGAGGACGGCTGCGTGGTGCTGCACGCCGAACGCCGCAGCCCGGTCGAGGTCGTGCGGGTGCGGGTGCTGTCGTGTGCGCTGGCCAGCGCGCTGGATATGGTCGAGGACGCCCGGCTGGTGTTCAGCGGCACGGAGGCGCAGATGCAGTCGGCCCTGGCCCGCGCGCCGCACGTGATCGAGCCGGGCCTGGTGGTGCTCGACCGGGAACTGCTGGTCGGGGTGGGCGGCATCGACCTGTACGCCCGCGACCGCGCGGGACGGTACGTGGTGGTGGAACTCAAGCGCGGCAAGGCCGGGCACGAGGCGGTGCACCAGCTGGCCCGCTACGTGCAGGCGGTGCGGACTCAGGTGCCGGGCACCGTGCGCGGCATCCTGGCCGCCCCAGACATCACCACGCCCGCCCGCGTCGCGCTGGAGGCCGCCGGGCTGGAGTTCGTGGAGGTCAGCGCCCTGCCGCTGCCGGAGGAACGCGACTTCCAGCCGCTGCTGTTCTGA
- a CDS encoding 5-formyltetrahydrofolate cyclo-ligase, producing the protein MLPPPATAPKSEWRDWARQTRAVLPDVSEAVTAHLRAFLHAHGARHVLAYRPLDGEPDPSALAGDFELYTTRARFRPEPRLTLHPWHTATEISRFGALQPPGDAPQVALDSIDVILLPALAYDWRGRRLGYGGGFYDRLLPSFSGATVGVIPSGLLVDGLPGEAHDCPVAWLATEDGVFPVT; encoded by the coding sequence ATGCTCCCGCCCCCGGCCACCGCCCCCAAAAGCGAGTGGCGTGACTGGGCCAGGCAAACCCGGGCGGTGCTCCCGGACGTCTCGGAGGCCGTCACCGCGCACCTGCGCGCCTTCCTGCACGCCCACGGGGCCCGGCACGTCCTCGCGTACCGCCCGCTGGATGGCGAGCCCGACCCGAGCGCCCTGGCGGGCGACTTCGAGCTCTACACCACCCGCGCCCGCTTCCGGCCCGAACCGCGCCTGACGCTGCACCCCTGGCACACCGCGACCGAGATCAGCCGGTTCGGCGCCCTGCAACCACCCGGTGACGCGCCGCAGGTGGCCCTGGACAGCATCGACGTGATCCTGCTGCCGGCCCTGGCCTACGACTGGCGCGGTCGGCGCCTGGGCTACGGCGGGGGCTTCTATGACCGCCTGCTGCCCTCGTTCAGCGGCGCGACCGTCGGCGTCATCCCCAGCGGGCTGCTGGTGGACGGATTGCCCGGCGAGGCGCACGACTGCCCGGTGGCATGGCTGGCGACCGAGGATGGCGTGTTCCCGGTAACCTGA
- the gcvH gene encoding glycine cleavage system protein GcvH, protein MNTPTELKYAASHEWLSPDGTVGISDFAQDQLGDVVYVELPEVGRKVEAGDTVAVVESVKTASDIYAPASGTITAVNDELSSTPELVNSGPYEGGWLFKMDVTEESAELMDAGTYASANS, encoded by the coding sequence ATGAACACCCCCACCGAACTGAAATACGCCGCCTCGCACGAATGGCTCTCCCCTGACGGCACCGTCGGCATCAGCGATTTCGCGCAGGATCAGCTGGGCGACGTGGTGTACGTCGAGCTTCCCGAGGTCGGCCGGAAGGTCGAGGCCGGGGACACGGTCGCCGTGGTCGAGAGCGTCAAGACCGCTAGCGACATCTACGCGCCCGCCAGCGGCACGATCACGGCCGTGAACGACGAGCTGAGCAGCACGCCGGAACTCGTGAACAGCGGCCCCTACGAGGGTGGCTGGCTGTTCAAGATGGACGTGACCGAGGAAAGCGCCGAGCTGATGGACGCCGGAACGTACGCCAGCGCGAACAGCTGA